One Manihot esculenta cultivar AM560-2 chromosome 6, M.esculenta_v8, whole genome shotgun sequence DNA segment encodes these proteins:
- the LOC110617780 gene encoding uncharacterized protein LOC110617780 — MACHIPLILAIMITNVGDATARELRPSYHGLDYQNTPPAGKNLPPSAKEFFGASSSPPPPTSTSSNVALPKAMNSNDTTWWRSVNGGKGGGQGGDRLRHVLLVASLACGVTGVALLVVSGFIYYVKHKKQTTSCLDSGKSITAFTDK; from the coding sequence ATGGCTTGTCATATTCCGCTGATCCTCGCGATCATGATCACGAACGTAGGAGACGCCACAGCTAGGGAACTACGACCGTCCTACCACGGGCTGGACTATCAGAACACGCCTCCTGCGGGGAAGAATCTGCCACCGTCAGCGAAGGAATTTTTTGGAGCTTCGTCGTCGCCGCCGCCGCCAACTTCGACATCATCCAACGTTGCATTGCCGAAAGCAATGAATTCTAACGACACGACGTGGTGGAGAAGTGTCAACGGTGGAAAAGGAGGTGGTCAAGGAGGAGATCGGTTGAGGCACGTGCTTTTGGTGGCGAGCCTAGCGTGTGGGGTCACGGGAGTGGCGCTGCTAGTGGTTTCTGGTTTCATATATTATGTCAAGCATAAAAAACAAACGACGTCGTGCTTAGATAGTGGTAAATCTATCACTGCATTCACCGACAAGTGA
- the LOC110617330 gene encoding WPP domain-associated protein isoform X1 translates to MESPELLETSIHLDASLSSCNSGTFKYSETVEENENLGVDILNDLDTYWEDIKDRLVVSRIVSDSVVKGMISAVEQEAAEKIAQKESELDKLKETLHLYHVGTDENGSMRHSMICHEPKSRKYSLHSTHSNGMLDHEKLQDIGNLKFAAKDQFKKLKKEIDKIRKGSGSLGLSGILQDNMSDKWIDVDRALDSLRTTLESTYVHAEDMVYLSKSLVCDCQQEREFQAEIEGIVIKNCIQSVQEDFEQRLWDLNARSYGNESVNWLEKIKEISSLRQELDAISKSLAVHESGHLISHGSLEHRKPSVNHVSSSSLREGNGKHDESTTVVPENMDYAQLKHFSKEELFHYCKAEMTKMKRDHELKVQQMTEEYFSLKREYLKERGSSLPVRKDKEFDSLRKKIPEVILKLDDILMENEKLPSFTNNGDCLNSLKDRLESLSSENRHLRDLLMDKRKEIKCLSSQVSDAAEKILEHSLAEEKLSRMLEDLKCVIEDANIEASISDDLYQFLVKEVVSQMKSFIQELNMEHDIIDGIYEIIFKEATHDNEPSGNLEIEDSVIESIITQGICEVIFRESFKEAEEKVGTWNLKYINENKLRLSLEMQASEKERELRLNISEREKLEQKVPLLTKVIEDKESLVQETTDALAKEKEKFELLSQELGDLRFQITQQQISISKNNEELQFVKGDLIKALEMIEMDKGVISKLREQLEIATKKLREVDEEKSMLLSISQQQQNTLSLVETREREHRKQINSIIVLIQGLSKAVNDFEYRATEDIKMNSFRLETLSSQLSSLMQKANTLRKTELLNKQRLEKRCSDLEKAEAEVDLLGDEVDALLSLLEKIYIALDHYSPILQHYPGIMEILKLVRRELSGESVKPI, encoded by the exons ATGGAGAGTCCCGAGCTTTTGGAGACATCAATCCATTTGGATGCCAGTCTCAGTTCATGCAACAGTGGTACATTCAAGTATAGTGAAACTGTTGAGGAGAATGAGAATCTGGGTGTGGACATCCTTAACGACTTGGACACATATTGGGAAGATATAAAGGACCGGTTGGTCGTGTCAAGAATAGTGAGTGATTCGGTTGTCAAGGGTATGATATCTGCTGTTGAACAGGAGGCAGCAGAAAAGATTGCTCAGAAAGAATCAGAGTTggataaattaaaagaaacacTACATCTTTACCATGTGGGTACAGATGAAAATGGATCCATGAGGCACTCAATGATATGCCATGAACCAAAAAGCAGAAAATATTCTCTTCATTCCACCCATTCAAATGGCATGTTAGATCATGAGAAGTTACAAGATATTGGCAACCTTAAATTTGCAGCTAAAGACCAGTTTAAAAAGCTCAAGAAAGAAATTGACAAGATTAGGAAGGGTTCAGGTTCTTTGGGATTGAGTGGTATTCTACAGGATAACATGTCTGACAAATGGATTGACGTGGATAGGGCGCTTGATAGTCTTAGAACTACTTTGGAATCTACATATGTACATGCAGAAGATATggtttacttgtccaagtcattggTCTGTGACTGTCAGCAGGAGAGAGAATTTCAGGCAGAAATTGAGGGAATAGTGATCAAGAATTGTATTCAGAGTGTTCAAGAAGACTTTGAACAGAGATTATGGGATCTAAATGCTAGATCTTATGGTAATGAAAGTGTAAATTGGCTTGAAAAGATCAAAGAGATTTCAAGTTTACGTCAGGAATTAGATGCCATCTCTAAATCGTTGGCTGTTCATGAAAGTGGGCATTTAATTTCACATGGTTCCTTGGAGCACCGAAAGCCTTCAGTTAATCATGTTTCATCTTCTTCACTTAGGGAAGGAAATGGCAAACATGACGAGTCAACAACTGTTGTTCCAGAAAATATGGATTATGCGCAACTAAAGCACTTCTCGAAGGAAGAATTATTTCATTATTGCAAGGCTGAGATGACTAAGATGAAAAGAGACCATGAGTTAAAAGTGCAACAAATGACTGAAGAATATTTCAGTTTAAAGAGGGAGTACTTGAAGGAAAGAGGTTCTTCTTTGCCAGTGAGGAAGGATAAGGAATTTGATTCATTGAGGAAAAAGATCCCAGAGGTCATTCTAAAACTGGATGACATCCTTATGGAAAATGAGAAACTGCCTTCATTCACTAACAATGGAGATTGTCTGAATAGTTTGAAGGATAGACTGGAATCACTTAGTTCAGAAAATCGTCATCTAAGGGACTTGCTCATGGATAAGAGAAAGGAAATTAAATGCCTTTCCTCACAAGTTTCTGATGCTGCTGAGAAAATTCTAGAACACTCTTTGGCTGAGGAAAAGTTGTCAAGAATGCTTGAAGATCTTAAATGTGTTATAGAAGATGCAAATATTGAAGCTTCAATCAGTGATGATCTATATCAATTCCTTGTCAAGGAGGTGGTCAGCCAAATGAAAAGCTTCATACAAGAATTAAATATGGAGCATGACATCATTGATGGAATTTATGAAATCATATTTAAAGAAGCTACTCACGATAATGAGCCTAGTGGTAATTTAGAGATTGAAGATTCAGTTATAGAGTCCATTATCACGCAAGGAATATGTGAGGTTATTTTCAGAGAATCCTTCAAGGAAGCTGAGGAGAAAGTTGGGACCTGGAACctgaaatatattaatgaaaataaactCCGACTGTCCCTTGAGATGCAAGCATCGGAAAAAGAAAGGGAATTGAGATTGAATATTTCAGAGAGAGAAAAATTGGAGCAAAAGGTGCCCTTACTAACAAAAGTGATAGAAGACAAGGAGAGTTTGGTTCAAGAAACAACAGATGCATTGGCAAAGGAGAAGGAGAAATTTGAGTTACTTTCTCAAGAGCTTGGTGATTTAAGGTTTCAGATAACTCAACAGCAGatttctatttcaaaaaataacGAAGAATTACAATTTGTCAAAGGTGATCTGATTAAAGCATTGGAGATGATTGAAATGGATAAAGGGGTGATCTCGAAGTTGAGAGAGCAGCTTGAGATAGCAACAAAAAAGTTAAGAGAAGTTGATGAGGAGAAAAGTATGCTTCTATCAATTTCCCAACAGCAGCAGAATACCTTGTCATTGGTTGAGACAAGAGAAAGAGAACATAGGAagcaaattaattcaattatcgTTCTTATCCAAGGGTTGTCAAAAGCAGTTAATGATTTTGAATACAGGGCAACTGAAGATATTAAAATGAATAGCTTCAG GTTGGAAACTTTGAGCTCTCAACTGAGTTCTCTCATGCAGAAAGCTAATACACTTAGAAAGACAGAGTTGCTAAACAAGCAGAGGCTAGAAAAGAGGTGTTCAGACCTTGAAAAGGCTGAAGCTGAG GTTGATCTTTTAGGTGACGAGGTGGATGCTCTTTTAAGCCTTCTTGAAAAAATATACATAGCCCTGGATCATTATTCTCCGATATTGCAACACTATCCTGGA ATTATGGAAATTCTGAAGTTGGTTAGAAGAGAATTAAGTGGAGAATCTGTTAAACCAATTTGA
- the LOC110617330 gene encoding WPP domain-associated protein isoform X2, with product MESPELLETSIHLDASLSSCNSGTFKYSETVEENENLGVDILNDLDTYWEDIKDRLVVSRIVSDSVVKGMISAVEQEAAEKIAQKESELDKLKETLHLYHVGTDENGSMRHSMICHEPKSRKYSLHSTHSNGMLDHEKLQDIGNLKFAAKDQFKKLKKEIDKIRKGSGSLGLSGILQDNMSDKWIDVDRALDSLRTTLESTYVHAEDMVYLSKSLVCDCQQEREFQAEIEGIVIKNCIQSVQEDFEQRLWDLNARSYGNESVNWLEKIKEISSLRQELDAISKSLAVHESGHLISHGSLEHRKPSVNHVSSSSLREGNGKHDESTTVVPENMDYAQLKHFSKEELFHYCKAEMTKMKRDHELKVQQMTEEYFSLKREYLKERGSSLPVRKDKEFDSLRKKIPEVILKLDDILMENEKLPSFTNNGDCLNSLKDRLESLSSENRHLRDLLMDKRKEIKCLSSQVSDAAEKILEHSLAEEKLSRMLEDLKCVIEDANIEASISDDLYQFLVKEVVSQMKSFIQELNMEHDIIDGIYEIIFKEATHDNEPSGNLEIEDSVIESIITQGICEVIFRESFKEAEEKVGTWNLKYINENKLRLSLEMQASEKERELRLNISEREKLEQKVPLLTKVIEDKESLVQETTDALAKEKEKFELLSQELGDLRFQITQQQISISKNNEELQFVKGDLIKALEMIEMDKGVISKLREQLEIATKKLREVDEEKSMLLSISQQQQNTLSLVETREREHRKQINSIIVLIQGLSKAVNDFEYRATEDIKMNSFRLETLSSQLSSLMQKANTLRKTELLNKQRLEKRCSDLEKAEAEVDLLGDEVDALLSLLEKIYIALDHYSPILQHYPGVRYFPLNSMLA from the exons ATGGAGAGTCCCGAGCTTTTGGAGACATCAATCCATTTGGATGCCAGTCTCAGTTCATGCAACAGTGGTACATTCAAGTATAGTGAAACTGTTGAGGAGAATGAGAATCTGGGTGTGGACATCCTTAACGACTTGGACACATATTGGGAAGATATAAAGGACCGGTTGGTCGTGTCAAGAATAGTGAGTGATTCGGTTGTCAAGGGTATGATATCTGCTGTTGAACAGGAGGCAGCAGAAAAGATTGCTCAGAAAGAATCAGAGTTggataaattaaaagaaacacTACATCTTTACCATGTGGGTACAGATGAAAATGGATCCATGAGGCACTCAATGATATGCCATGAACCAAAAAGCAGAAAATATTCTCTTCATTCCACCCATTCAAATGGCATGTTAGATCATGAGAAGTTACAAGATATTGGCAACCTTAAATTTGCAGCTAAAGACCAGTTTAAAAAGCTCAAGAAAGAAATTGACAAGATTAGGAAGGGTTCAGGTTCTTTGGGATTGAGTGGTATTCTACAGGATAACATGTCTGACAAATGGATTGACGTGGATAGGGCGCTTGATAGTCTTAGAACTACTTTGGAATCTACATATGTACATGCAGAAGATATggtttacttgtccaagtcattggTCTGTGACTGTCAGCAGGAGAGAGAATTTCAGGCAGAAATTGAGGGAATAGTGATCAAGAATTGTATTCAGAGTGTTCAAGAAGACTTTGAACAGAGATTATGGGATCTAAATGCTAGATCTTATGGTAATGAAAGTGTAAATTGGCTTGAAAAGATCAAAGAGATTTCAAGTTTACGTCAGGAATTAGATGCCATCTCTAAATCGTTGGCTGTTCATGAAAGTGGGCATTTAATTTCACATGGTTCCTTGGAGCACCGAAAGCCTTCAGTTAATCATGTTTCATCTTCTTCACTTAGGGAAGGAAATGGCAAACATGACGAGTCAACAACTGTTGTTCCAGAAAATATGGATTATGCGCAACTAAAGCACTTCTCGAAGGAAGAATTATTTCATTATTGCAAGGCTGAGATGACTAAGATGAAAAGAGACCATGAGTTAAAAGTGCAACAAATGACTGAAGAATATTTCAGTTTAAAGAGGGAGTACTTGAAGGAAAGAGGTTCTTCTTTGCCAGTGAGGAAGGATAAGGAATTTGATTCATTGAGGAAAAAGATCCCAGAGGTCATTCTAAAACTGGATGACATCCTTATGGAAAATGAGAAACTGCCTTCATTCACTAACAATGGAGATTGTCTGAATAGTTTGAAGGATAGACTGGAATCACTTAGTTCAGAAAATCGTCATCTAAGGGACTTGCTCATGGATAAGAGAAAGGAAATTAAATGCCTTTCCTCACAAGTTTCTGATGCTGCTGAGAAAATTCTAGAACACTCTTTGGCTGAGGAAAAGTTGTCAAGAATGCTTGAAGATCTTAAATGTGTTATAGAAGATGCAAATATTGAAGCTTCAATCAGTGATGATCTATATCAATTCCTTGTCAAGGAGGTGGTCAGCCAAATGAAAAGCTTCATACAAGAATTAAATATGGAGCATGACATCATTGATGGAATTTATGAAATCATATTTAAAGAAGCTACTCACGATAATGAGCCTAGTGGTAATTTAGAGATTGAAGATTCAGTTATAGAGTCCATTATCACGCAAGGAATATGTGAGGTTATTTTCAGAGAATCCTTCAAGGAAGCTGAGGAGAAAGTTGGGACCTGGAACctgaaatatattaatgaaaataaactCCGACTGTCCCTTGAGATGCAAGCATCGGAAAAAGAAAGGGAATTGAGATTGAATATTTCAGAGAGAGAAAAATTGGAGCAAAAGGTGCCCTTACTAACAAAAGTGATAGAAGACAAGGAGAGTTTGGTTCAAGAAACAACAGATGCATTGGCAAAGGAGAAGGAGAAATTTGAGTTACTTTCTCAAGAGCTTGGTGATTTAAGGTTTCAGATAACTCAACAGCAGatttctatttcaaaaaataacGAAGAATTACAATTTGTCAAAGGTGATCTGATTAAAGCATTGGAGATGATTGAAATGGATAAAGGGGTGATCTCGAAGTTGAGAGAGCAGCTTGAGATAGCAACAAAAAAGTTAAGAGAAGTTGATGAGGAGAAAAGTATGCTTCTATCAATTTCCCAACAGCAGCAGAATACCTTGTCATTGGTTGAGACAAGAGAAAGAGAACATAGGAagcaaattaattcaattatcgTTCTTATCCAAGGGTTGTCAAAAGCAGTTAATGATTTTGAATACAGGGCAACTGAAGATATTAAAATGAATAGCTTCAG GTTGGAAACTTTGAGCTCTCAACTGAGTTCTCTCATGCAGAAAGCTAATACACTTAGAAAGACAGAGTTGCTAAACAAGCAGAGGCTAGAAAAGAGGTGTTCAGACCTTGAAAAGGCTGAAGCTGAG GTTGATCTTTTAGGTGACGAGGTGGATGCTCTTTTAAGCCTTCTTGAAAAAATATACATAGCCCTGGATCATTATTCTCCGATATTGCAACACTATCCTGGAGTAAGATACTTCCCTTT GAATTCAATGCTTGCTTGA